Proteins from a single region of Fusobacteriaceae bacterium:
- a CDS encoding DUF4160 domain-containing protein: MPLISSFYGILIYLYKEVGTVHKTPHVHASYGEYDMAIDFDANVLAGELPRKQQKYVEAWILLHQDELRAAWKAYSEFGELIKIRGLE; this comes from the coding sequence ATGCCACTGATATCGAGTTTTTATGGAATATTGATCTATCTGTATAAAGAAGTCGGGACTGTTCATAAAACACCGCATGTACACGCCTCTTATGGGGAATACGATATGGCGATCGATTTTGACGCCAATGTATTAGCGGGAGAATTGCCCAGAAAGCAGCAAAAATATGTTGAGGCGTGGATATTGTTGCATCAGGATGAATTACGAGCGGCTTGGAAAGCGTATTCGGAATTTGGGGAACTGATTAAGATAAGGGGGTTGGAATAA